The Litchfieldia alkalitelluris genome has a window encoding:
- a CDS encoding RelA/SpoT family protein, which translates to MANEQVLTAEQVIDKAKRYMPDNDIAFIEKAYKFVSEAHREQYRKSGEPYIIHPIQVAGILVDLDMDPATIAAGFMHDVVEDTDVTLLQMKEAFSEEVAMLVDGVTKLGKIKYKSHEEQQAENHRKMFVAMAQDIRVILIKLADRLHNMRTLKHLPQEKQRRISNETLEIFAPLAHRLGISAIKWELEDTALRYLNPQQYYRIVNLMKKKRAEREQYLADVINEVKERVGEVSIRAEINGRPKHIYSIYRKMVLQNKQFNEIYDLLAVRVIVDSIKDCYAVLGIIHTCWKPMPGRFKDYIAMPKPNMYQSLHTTVIGPTGDPLEVQIRTDEMHQIAEIGIAAHWAYKEGKSVDESSTFEEKLTWFREILEWQNDASNAEEFMESLKIDLFSDMVFVFTPKGDVIELPSGSVPIDFAYRIHSEIGNKTIGAKINGKMVTLDYRLKTGDIIEILTSKHSYGPSQDWLKLAQTSQAKNKIRQFFKKQRREENLEKGKELVEKEIKNLEFDLKEVLTPDNIKRVAEKFNFSHEEDMYAAVGYNGITAAQVANRLTEKWRKKRDQEQDKHVTDAVTEIKQLSIGKKRDSGVQVQGIDNLLIRLSKCCNPVPGDDIVGFITKGRGVSVHRGDCPNVHTDDAKQRLIPVEWESSVNDRREYNVEIEISGYDRRGLLNEVLQAVNEAKTNISAVSGKSDRNKMATINMAISIQNISHLQKVVERIKQIPDIYSVRRVMS; encoded by the coding sequence ATGGCAAATGAACAGGTACTAACAGCTGAGCAGGTCATTGACAAAGCAAAGCGTTATATGCCAGATAATGATATAGCATTTATTGAGAAAGCGTATAAGTTTGTAAGTGAAGCTCACCGTGAACAATATCGTAAATCAGGTGAGCCTTATATTATTCATCCCATCCAAGTGGCTGGAATTCTAGTAGATCTAGACATGGATCCGGCTACTATTGCTGCTGGTTTTATGCATGATGTGGTTGAAGATACAGATGTGACTCTTTTACAAATGAAGGAAGCCTTTAGTGAAGAGGTTGCCATGCTTGTGGATGGAGTGACTAAGCTAGGAAAAATTAAATATAAATCCCATGAAGAACAACAAGCTGAAAACCATCGGAAAATGTTTGTAGCCATGGCGCAAGACATTCGTGTAATCCTCATAAAATTAGCAGATCGTTTGCATAATATGAGAACACTAAAGCATTTACCCCAAGAAAAACAACGTCGTATCTCAAACGAAACCTTAGAGATTTTTGCACCATTAGCACATAGATTAGGGATATCCGCAATTAAGTGGGAGCTTGAAGATACTGCTCTTCGCTACCTTAATCCCCAACAATACTACCGTATCGTTAATTTAATGAAAAAGAAAAGAGCAGAGCGCGAACAATATTTAGCTGATGTGATTAATGAAGTAAAAGAGCGTGTTGGCGAAGTATCGATCAGAGCCGAAATCAATGGTAGACCAAAGCACATTTATAGTATATATCGAAAAATGGTCTTACAAAATAAACAATTTAATGAAATTTATGATTTGCTTGCAGTTCGGGTTATTGTAGATAGCATTAAAGATTGTTACGCTGTGCTCGGAATTATCCATACCTGTTGGAAGCCTATGCCAGGCCGTTTCAAAGACTATATCGCAATGCCTAAACCCAATATGTATCAATCCCTGCATACGACCGTAATTGGTCCAACAGGTGATCCACTCGAAGTTCAAATACGTACAGACGAAATGCACCAAATTGCTGAAATTGGGATCGCTGCTCACTGGGCTTACAAGGAAGGTAAATCGGTGGACGAGTCCTCTACCTTTGAGGAAAAACTCACATGGTTCCGAGAAATTCTAGAATGGCAGAACGATGCAAGTAATGCCGAGGAATTCATGGAATCATTGAAAATTGATTTGTTTTCTGACATGGTGTTTGTATTTACACCGAAAGGCGATGTAATCGAATTACCTTCAGGGTCTGTGCCAATTGATTTTGCATATCGTATCCACTCAGAAATAGGCAATAAAACGATTGGTGCGAAAATCAATGGGAAGATGGTTACGCTTGATTATCGCTTGAAAACAGGGGACATTATTGAAATTTTAACCTCTAAGCACTCGTATGGGCCAAGTCAGGATTGGTTAAAGCTTGCCCAAACATCTCAAGCAAAAAATAAAATTCGTCAGTTCTTCAAAAAGCAACGACGAGAAGAAAACCTTGAAAAAGGTAAAGAGCTTGTTGAAAAAGAAATCAAGAATCTTGAATTTGATTTAAAAGAAGTTCTAACACCCGATAATATTAAGCGTGTTGCTGAAAAATTCAATTTTTCTCATGAAGAAGATATGTATGCAGCAGTCGGTTATAATGGCATTACTGCAGCACAGGTTGCAAACCGTTTAACTGAAAAATGGCGCAAGAAACGTGACCAAGAACAAGATAAGCATGTCACTGATGCAGTAACGGAAATCAAGCAGTTGAGTATCGGGAAGAAACGAGATTCAGGAGTACAGGTTCAAGGAATTGATAACTTATTAATTCGTTTATCTAAGTGCTGTAATCCGGTTCCAGGTGATGATATTGTTGGCTTTATTACAAAAGGTAGAGGTGTATCTGTCCATCGCGGTGATTGCCCAAATGTGCATACTGACGATGCTAAGCAACGTCTAATTCCGGTTGAGTGGGAAAGTAGTGTAAATGACCGCCGTGAGTACAATGTGGAGATTGAAATTAGTGGCTATGACCGTCGTGGCTTATTAAATGAAGTCTTGCAAGCTGTGAATGAAGCTAAAACAAATATCTCAGCAGTTTCCGGGAAATCAGATCGAAATAAAATGGCGACAATTAATATGGCCATTTCTATTCAAAACATAAGTCACCTACAAAAAGTTGTCGAGCGAATCAAGCAAATTCCTGATATTTATTCTGTTCGACGTGTGATGAGTTAA
- the dtd gene encoding D-aminoacyl-tRNA deacylase: MRVVVQRARNASVEVNKEIVGRISNGFMLLVGITHTDTMEDVKYVADKIAHLRVFEDDHGKMNLSLLDVGGQVLSISQFTLYGDVRKGRRPNFMEAAAPDFANGLYEAFNQELREKGITVETGVFGSMMDVQFTNVGPVTLIVESK; this comes from the coding sequence ATGAGAGTTGTTGTTCAACGTGCAAGAAATGCTAGTGTAGAAGTGAATAAAGAAATTGTTGGTCGTATTTCAAATGGATTTATGCTTTTAGTTGGTATAACTCATACGGACACAATGGAAGATGTGAAATATGTAGCTGATAAAATTGCTCACCTTCGTGTTTTTGAAGATGATCATGGAAAGATGAATTTATCTCTTTTAGATGTTGGTGGACAGGTTCTATCCATTTCTCAATTCACATTGTATGGAGATGTTCGAAAAGGTCGTCGTCCTAACTTTATGGAAGCGGCAGCACCTGACTTTGCAAACGGATTATATGAAGCGTTTAATCAGGAGTTGAGAGAAAAGGGGATTACTGTTGAAACAGGAGTCTTTGGAAGTATGATGGATGTGCAATTTACCAATGTTGGGCCAGTTACGTTGATTGTTGAGAGTAAATAG
- a CDS encoding SH3 domain-containing protein — translation MLQHIVKIALCIILLTISPLTVTNIVSAESSATINTSVLNVREGPGLSYKVIKQVKSGEKFPIIETKNDWYKVKLSNNLNGWVAAWLVSTSQVKPQPTSSTVVSTVDSLRIRTGPGTSFQVTGYMDKGQEATFIEKNENWSKIQFKNTKGWVSSQYLSAKSTTPSSSTPSDNNSGTVRTGKITANAVNVRSQPNLSGKILGKVNNGDSVTVTNEKESWYEIKFNKTKAWVYRDYVKIQSTNTKPNNNTPSTPEPSTQSGTGIVTASSLNVRENNTLNGAIIGSLKKGDSVTILSESNKWFEVKLTNGKTGWVAGWFIERQAEKPKESPSTSEENIVKILNNGTNIRSGASTTTSVVARANEGDTFKILGTEGDWYKIDLNNGKTGYIAGWIVQVIGDTPTVQKPGVNQYLKDKTIVLDAGHGGRDSGAIGVKGTYEKDLTLRTTKLVFDKLTAAGANVILTRNSDTYVSLASRVSISHYRNADAFVSVHYDSINDSSVRGVTSYYYKNIDVPVASAIQTEMIKYTGLKDRGHRSGNFQVLRSNRQPSALLELGFISNLTEELTVNSSNYQENVSNGIYYGLAQYFKSN, via the coding sequence TTGCTACAACATATTGTCAAAATCGCACTCTGTATCATACTATTGACCATCTCCCCACTCACTGTTACAAATATTGTTTCTGCAGAATCATCAGCAACAATAAATACCAGCGTGTTGAATGTTCGTGAAGGGCCAGGTCTATCTTATAAGGTCATAAAACAAGTAAAATCAGGTGAAAAGTTTCCGATCATCGAAACTAAAAATGATTGGTATAAGGTAAAACTATCAAATAATCTAAATGGATGGGTGGCTGCTTGGTTAGTAAGCACTAGTCAGGTTAAACCACAGCCGACGAGCTCTACAGTCGTTTCAACGGTTGATAGCTTACGAATTCGTACTGGGCCTGGGACAAGCTTTCAGGTAACCGGGTACATGGATAAAGGTCAAGAAGCAACATTCATAGAAAAAAATGAAAATTGGTCAAAAATCCAATTTAAGAACACAAAAGGATGGGTTTCTTCGCAATATTTATCAGCGAAATCAACAACTCCCTCCAGCTCAACACCTAGTGATAACAATAGCGGAACAGTGCGAACAGGGAAAATTACAGCCAATGCTGTTAATGTTCGTAGTCAGCCTAACCTTTCAGGAAAAATACTAGGAAAGGTAAATAACGGTGATAGTGTAACAGTTACGAACGAAAAGGAATCATGGTATGAGATTAAATTTAACAAAACCAAAGCCTGGGTTTACCGCGATTATGTTAAAATCCAATCGACAAATACCAAACCAAACAATAATACGCCTAGTACACCTGAACCAAGCACACAAAGTGGAACAGGTATTGTAACTGCCTCCTCTTTGAATGTGAGGGAAAACAACACATTAAACGGTGCAATCATTGGTAGTCTAAAAAAAGGTGATTCAGTGACCATTCTGTCTGAGTCAAATAAATGGTTCGAAGTGAAACTAACCAATGGTAAAACTGGTTGGGTTGCAGGATGGTTTATAGAAAGGCAGGCAGAGAAGCCTAAAGAAAGTCCTTCAACATCCGAAGAAAATATAGTCAAAATTCTCAACAATGGAACAAATATTCGTTCAGGAGCTTCAACAACCACATCTGTAGTTGCCAGAGCAAATGAGGGAGACACATTTAAGATCTTAGGTACTGAAGGTGATTGGTACAAAATAGATCTTAATAATGGAAAAACGGGCTATATTGCAGGATGGATTGTTCAAGTCATTGGAGATACACCCACAGTTCAAAAACCGGGAGTGAATCAATATTTAAAGGATAAAACAATTGTCCTTGATGCTGGTCACGGCGGAAGAGACAGTGGTGCAATAGGGGTAAAAGGAACCTATGAAAAGGATTTAACATTAAGAACAACAAAGCTTGTTTTTGATAAACTAACTGCTGCAGGAGCAAATGTGATTTTAACTAGAAATAGTGATACATATGTAAGCTTAGCTTCAAGAGTTAGTATCTCACATTATCGAAATGCTGATGCTTTTGTTAGTGTTCATTATGATAGTATCAATGATAGCAGTGTTCGTGGAGTCACTTCATATTACTACAAAAATATCGACGTTCCAGTCGCTTCTGCGATTCAAACAGAGATGATTAAGTATACGGGGTTAAAGGATCGTGGACACCGCAGCGGAAATTTCCAAGTGCTGAGATCTAATCGTCAACCGAGCGCATTGCTTGAATTGGGCTTTATCAGTAATCTAACAGAAGAATTGACGGTCAACTCTAGTAATTATCAGGAAAATGTTTCAAATGGAATTTACTATGGTTTGGCGCAGTATTTTAAATCAAATTAA
- the hisS gene encoding histidine--tRNA ligase, with translation MSINIPRGTQDILPGEVEKWQYIENTARDVCRRFNYKEIRTPIFEHTDLFLRSVGDTTDIVQKEMYTFTDRGDRSLTLRPEGTAAVVRSFVEQKLFGLPAQPTKLYYIGPMFRYERPQAGRFRQFVQFGVEALGSKDPAIDAEVIALAMEVYQALGLKKLKLVINSLGDKDSRTAHREALIKHFSPKIEEFCGDCKSRLDKNPMRILDCKKDRDHELMKTAPSILSYLNDESRTYFEKVQSYLSDFGIEFEVDPGLVRGLDYYNHTAFEIMSNAEGFGAITTLCGGGRYNGLVEDIGGPDTPGIGFALSIERLLAALAAEGIKLPLEEKIDCYLVALGENAGDKCVSLLQQLRKAGVSGEKDYLDRKVKAQFKSADRLSARFVGVLGDDELERNVINVKDMTTGEQEEVIITDFISYIKENLS, from the coding sequence ATGTCAATTAATATACCGAGAGGAACTCAAGATATTCTTCCAGGTGAAGTGGAAAAATGGCAGTACATTGAGAATACCGCGAGAGATGTGTGTAGACGCTTTAATTATAAGGAAATACGTACACCTATTTTTGAACATACCGATTTATTTTTACGTAGTGTAGGAGATACAACGGATATTGTGCAAAAGGAGATGTATACATTTACTGATCGTGGAGACCGTAGTTTAACATTAAGGCCAGAAGGAACAGCAGCGGTTGTTCGTTCATTTGTGGAGCAGAAGCTATTTGGTTTACCTGCTCAACCAACAAAACTATATTATATTGGTCCGATGTTCCGATATGAACGTCCTCAAGCAGGTCGTTTTCGCCAATTTGTTCAATTTGGTGTGGAAGCATTGGGAAGTAAGGATCCAGCAATTGATGCTGAGGTTATTGCGCTTGCGATGGAAGTGTATCAAGCTTTGGGATTGAAAAAGTTAAAGCTTGTGATTAATAGCTTGGGTGATAAAGATAGTCGTACGGCACATCGAGAGGCCCTAATCAAACACTTTTCTCCAAAAATTGAGGAGTTTTGTGGGGATTGTAAATCACGTTTAGATAAAAATCCTATGAGAATTCTAGATTGTAAAAAAGACCGTGATCATGAGCTAATGAAAACTGCGCCATCTATCCTGTCTTACTTAAATGATGAATCTAGAACTTATTTTGAGAAAGTTCAAAGTTATTTAAGTGACTTTGGAATTGAGTTTGAGGTTGATCCAGGATTAGTAAGAGGGCTTGATTATTACAACCACACCGCATTTGAAATCATGAGTAATGCTGAGGGCTTTGGAGCGATAACAACCCTTTGTGGTGGTGGAAGATACAATGGACTTGTTGAAGACATTGGTGGCCCTGATACTCCTGGAATCGGTTTTGCGCTTAGTATTGAGCGTCTACTTGCTGCATTAGCAGCTGAAGGAATTAAGCTACCTCTTGAGGAAAAAATCGATTGTTATCTTGTAGCACTAGGTGAGAATGCTGGTGATAAGTGTGTGTCACTGCTCCAGCAGTTACGTAAAGCCGGTGTTAGTGGTGAAAAGGATTATCTTGATCGTAAGGTAAAGGCGCAGTTTAAGTCAGCTGATCGTTTAAGTGCTAGATTTGTAGGCGTGCTAGGTGATGACGAGCTAGAACGAAATGTGATAAATGTGAAAGATATGACTACTGGTGAACAAGAAGAAGTGATTATTACTGATTTTATTAGCTATATAAAAGAAAATTTAAGTTAA
- the aspS gene encoding aspartate--tRNA ligase, which translates to MYGRTYFCGEVPETAIGETVTLKGWVQKRRDLGGLIFIDLRDRTGIVQVVFNPEVSGEALTIAEGIRNEYVLDIEGTVVAREEGTINENISTGTLEIKANQVIILNAAKTPPFSISDKTEVSEDVRLKYRYLDLRRNVMYETFKMRHDVTKTIRNYLDGEGFLDIETPILTKSTPEGARDYLVPSRVHPGEFYALPQSPQLFKQLLMVGGFERYYQVARCFRDEDLRADRQPEFTQIDIETSFMSQEDIIAMMEEMMAKVMKDAKGLDVETPFSRISYDDAMSRYGSDKPDTRFEMELVDLSEMVKDSGFKVFSGAVQSGGQVKAINVKGGAEKYSRKDIDALTEFVKVYGAKGLAWLKVEGDELKGPIAKFFEQTEQQSLVQLLGGEAGDLFLFVADKKSVVADSLGALRLKLAKELKLIDETKFNFLWVTEWPLLEYDEDMGRYFAAHHPFTMPAREDLPLLESDPGSVRAQAYDLVLNGYELGGGSLRIFERDVQEKMFKILGFSEEEAKEQFGFLLEAFEYGTPPHGGIALGLDRLVMLLAGRTNLRDTIAFPKTASASDLLTDAPGEVSGAQLKDLHLSLNVEK; encoded by the coding sequence ATGTACGGACGAACGTATTTTTGTGGTGAAGTTCCAGAAACAGCCATTGGAGAAACAGTAACACTAAAAGGTTGGGTGCAAAAGCGCCGTGATTTAGGTGGACTTATTTTTATTGATTTACGTGATAGAACGGGAATTGTACAGGTTGTTTTTAATCCTGAAGTATCAGGTGAGGCATTAACAATTGCTGAAGGTATTCGAAATGAATATGTATTAGATATTGAAGGTACGGTTGTCGCTCGTGAAGAAGGAACGATTAATGAGAATATCTCAACAGGTACGCTTGAAATCAAAGCCAATCAGGTTATTATTTTAAATGCTGCAAAAACACCTCCTTTTAGCATAAGTGATAAAACAGAGGTATCAGAGGATGTTCGTTTGAAATATCGTTACTTAGATTTACGACGTAATGTGATGTATGAAACATTTAAAATGCGCCATGATGTAACAAAAACAATTCGTAATTACCTAGATGGTGAAGGATTCTTAGATATTGAGACTCCAATCTTAACGAAAAGCACACCAGAAGGAGCTAGAGATTATTTAGTGCCAAGCCGTGTTCACCCAGGGGAATTTTATGCATTACCACAATCTCCACAATTATTTAAACAGCTTCTTATGGTGGGTGGATTTGAGCGTTATTACCAAGTAGCACGTTGCTTTAGAGATGAAGACTTACGCGCAGACCGTCAGCCTGAGTTCACACAAATCGATATCGAGACTTCATTTATGAGTCAAGAGGATATTATTGCAATGATGGAAGAAATGATGGCAAAAGTAATGAAGGATGCAAAAGGCTTGGATGTAGAAACACCTTTTTCAAGAATTAGCTATGACGATGCAATGAGTCGTTATGGTTCAGACAAACCTGATACTCGTTTTGAGATGGAGTTAGTTGACCTCTCGGAGATGGTAAAGGATAGTGGATTCAAAGTATTTAGTGGTGCCGTTCAAAGTGGTGGTCAAGTTAAAGCAATCAATGTAAAAGGTGGGGCTGAAAAGTACTCACGCAAAGATATTGATGCCTTAACTGAATTTGTGAAGGTATATGGTGCAAAAGGGTTGGCGTGGCTTAAAGTTGAAGGTGACGAATTAAAAGGGCCAATTGCTAAATTCTTCGAACAAACTGAACAACAATCATTGGTGCAGCTACTAGGTGGGGAAGCTGGGGACTTGTTCCTGTTTGTAGCAGATAAAAAATCAGTTGTGGCTGATTCTTTAGGCGCTCTTCGATTAAAATTAGCTAAAGAGCTTAAATTAATTGATGAAACGAAGTTTAACTTCTTATGGGTAACGGAATGGCCATTACTTGAGTACGACGAGGACATGGGCCGCTATTTTGCAGCACATCATCCATTCACAATGCCAGCGAGAGAAGACCTACCTCTTTTAGAATCTGATCCAGGTAGTGTAAGAGCTCAAGCGTATGACCTCGTGTTAAATGGATATGAGCTTGGTGGAGGGTCTCTTCGTATTTTTGAACGTGATGTGCAAGAAAAAATGTTTAAAATTCTTGGATTTAGTGAAGAAGAAGCTAAGGAGCAGTTTGGATTCCTGCTTGAGGCGTTTGAATATGGAACACCTCCACATGGTGGGATTGCTCTAGGACTGGACCGCCTAGTAATGCTACTTGCAGGTAGAACAAACCTACGTGACACAATCGCATTTCCTAAGACTGCAAGTGCTAGCGATTTATTAACTGATGCACCAGGTGAGGTAAGTGGGGCTCAATTAAAAGATCTACATTTGTCACTAAATGTTGAAAAATAG
- a CDS encoding tRNA threonylcarbamoyladenosine dehydratase has translation MLHQFSRNELAIGKQGLETLKNSTVAVLGIGGVGSFAAESLARSGVGRLVLVDKDDVDITNVNRQVIALLSTVGRPKVDIMKERIADINTECEVIALKMFYTEETYEQFFGYGIDYVVDASDTISYKIHLMKECLKRKIPIISSMGAANKMDPTKFKIADISKTHTDPIAKVIRTRLRKEGIRKGINVVFSDESPIVIREEIRKEIANDQAKIRKAKMPPSSNAFVPSVAGLIMTSHVMKDLLKDVKISRVSDER, from the coding sequence ATGTTACACCAGTTTTCAAGAAATGAGCTTGCAATTGGGAAGCAAGGTTTAGAAACATTAAAAAATAGCACAGTTGCAGTCCTTGGAATAGGAGGCGTCGGATCGTTTGCAGCAGAATCATTAGCTCGATCTGGGGTTGGAAGACTCGTATTAGTGGACAAGGATGATGTTGATATTACCAACGTAAATCGCCAAGTGATTGCGTTATTATCAACAGTTGGACGACCAAAAGTAGACATTATGAAGGAACGCATTGCTGATATTAATACAGAATGTGAAGTCATCGCCTTAAAGATGTTTTATACAGAAGAAACGTATGAACAATTCTTCGGTTATGGAATTGATTATGTGGTTGATGCATCGGATACAATTTCTTATAAAATTCATTTAATGAAGGAATGTTTAAAACGAAAAATCCCCATTATTTCAAGCATGGGTGCTGCAAATAAAATGGATCCAACAAAATTCAAGATTGCAGATATTTCTAAAACACATACAGATCCAATTGCGAAAGTCATTCGTACTAGACTGCGTAAAGAGGGAATTCGTAAAGGGATTAATGTCGTGTTTTCAGATGAAAGTCCGATTGTCATTCGTGAGGAAATCCGTAAAGAAATTGCCAATGACCAAGCAAAAATTCGAAAAGCTAAAATGCCACCTTCTTCGAATGCATTTGTTCCGTCTGTAGCAGGGTTGATTATGACAAGTCATGTGATGAAGGATTTGCTTAAGGATGTAAAAATTTCAAGGGTAAGTGATGAAAGATAA
- a CDS encoding RsfA family transcriptional regulator yields the protein MKVRQDAWSHEDDLLLAETVLRYIREGGTQLNAFEEVGDRLNRTSAACGFRWNAEVRKNYDQAIAIAKRQRKERKRAIDRARRESTPVVPTNTPIYMEQQQTIIEEPAEMQFEQIEEFSTELVPVNQPSSNTSVHKDSITLNDCITFLSNLQNEDRQSYILKMENDSLKRENEQLLAKNKQLEKRVEKLSQEQNTIQEDYQALVQIMDRARRMVMFEDGEDRNTPSFKMDKNGNLEQIAK from the coding sequence ATGAAAGTTAGACAAGATGCGTGGTCACATGAAGACGATTTATTATTAGCAGAAACAGTCTTACGCTATATTCGCGAGGGTGGAACACAGCTAAATGCATTTGAAGAGGTTGGAGATCGTTTAAATCGTACATCAGCTGCCTGTGGTTTTAGATGGAATGCAGAGGTACGAAAAAATTATGATCAAGCGATTGCGATTGCAAAAAGACAACGAAAAGAGAGAAAACGAGCAATCGACCGTGCAAGAAGAGAATCTACACCTGTCGTTCCGACTAATACACCCATTTATATGGAGCAGCAACAAACAATAATTGAAGAGCCAGCTGAAATGCAATTTGAACAGATCGAAGAATTCTCTACTGAACTAGTACCAGTGAATCAACCCTCTTCTAACACATCTGTACACAAAGACTCTATTACACTGAATGATTGTATTACATTTCTATCAAATCTTCAAAATGAAGACAGACAATCATATATATTAAAAATGGAAAATGATTCATTAAAAAGAGAAAATGAACAACTTTTAGCCAAAAACAAACAACTTGAAAAAAGAGTTGAAAAACTCTCGCAAGAACAAAATACGATTCAAGAGGACTACCAAGCTTTAGTCCAAATCATGGATCGAGCACGCAGAATGGTTATGTTTGAAGATGGTGAAGACCGTAATACACCAAGTTTCAAAATGGACAAAAACGGTAATTTAGAGCAAATTGCTAAATAG
- a CDS encoding ABC transporter ATP-binding protein, whose amino-acid sequence MQPVLQLQNVKKQIGKKTIIKGISFDLYPGEVFGFLGPNGAGKTTTIRMLVGLMSITSGEILVKGHNISKNFEEAIQHIGGIVENPEMYKFLTGYQNLIHYSRMVKGLSKERVQEVIELVGLEKVIKDKVKTYSLGMRQRLGIAQALLHRPSVLILDEPTNGLDPAGIREIRDYLRKLAREEGLSVIVSSHLLSEMEMMCDRIGIIQHGELVGVETVTDFVNDSLTLNVLFTVNEVEVAVNELTNQFPDHDFRILDGKIIGSLELEKIPEVNAFLVSKGIHVYGIGQLSKSLEDRFLEVTGGNQIG is encoded by the coding sequence ATGCAGCCAGTACTGCAGTTACAAAATGTTAAGAAACAAATCGGTAAAAAAACAATTATTAAAGGAATTTCATTTGATTTGTATCCGGGAGAAGTTTTTGGTTTTTTAGGACCGAATGGGGCAGGGAAGACAACCACTATTAGAATGTTAGTAGGCTTGATGTCTATTACCTCTGGTGAGATTCTTGTAAAAGGGCATAACATTTCAAAGAACTTTGAAGAAGCAATTCAGCATATTGGAGGGATTGTTGAAAACCCAGAAATGTATAAGTTTTTAACAGGCTATCAAAATCTTATCCATTATTCTCGTATGGTAAAAGGATTATCTAAAGAGCGTGTTCAGGAGGTTATTGAGCTCGTTGGCCTTGAAAAGGTGATAAAAGATAAAGTAAAGACGTATTCCCTTGGTATGAGACAGCGTTTAGGGATTGCTCAAGCGCTTTTGCATCGTCCTTCAGTATTGATCCTGGATGAACCTACAAATGGACTTGACCCTGCTGGAATTAGAGAAATTCGCGATTATTTACGAAAGCTTGCTAGAGAAGAAGGACTTTCTGTTATCGTGTCTAGTCATCTACTTTCAGAAATGGAAATGATGTGTGATCGAATTGGAATCATTCAGCATGGTGAGTTAGTAGGGGTTGAAACAGTTACAGATTTTGTGAATGACTCACTTACTCTAAATGTTTTGTTTACTGTTAATGAGGTAGAAGTGGCTGTAAATGAACTAACAAATCAATTCCCAGATCATGATTTTCGGATCTTGGATGGTAAAATTATTGGTTCGCTAGAGTTAGAGAAAATACCTGAGGTGAATGCATTTTTAGTTAGTAAAGGAATACACGTTTACGGTATTGGGCAACTATCAAAAAGCTTAGAAGACCGATTCTTAGAGGTTACGGGAGGGAATCAGATTGGTTAA
- a CDS encoding ABC transporter permease gives MVNLILNENMKIYRKVSTWIMIALLLIAVSLFGLILKMEEKDAMNEPDWRVSIEEQNKQIQQDLSMEEGMPEQFIEMQERALLVNEYRLENNIPPQTESVWSFTSEVAPVISLITLFTIIVGASTVASEFSWGTIKLLLIRPVSRSKILLSKYLSTNLFALLCLFILFSFSFLVGSILFGFNGFLDPYLTVHDGVVVEKSMIGYVIGQYGLSSINLVMMSTFAFMISTIFRSSSLSIGLAIFLMFTGVNVTQFVAMKYDWAKYILFANTDLSQYLNGMPFIEGMTMSFSIMMLVIYFIIFNALSWIIFNKRDVSA, from the coding sequence TTGGTTAATTTAATTTTAAACGAGAATATGAAAATCTACCGGAAAGTATCAACGTGGATTATGATTGCCCTTCTTCTTATAGCAGTTAGTCTCTTTGGGCTTATTTTAAAAATGGAAGAAAAAGATGCTATGAATGAGCCTGATTGGCGCGTTTCGATCGAAGAACAAAATAAACAAATTCAGCAAGATTTGAGTATGGAAGAAGGCATGCCTGAACAATTCATTGAAATGCAAGAACGAGCATTACTGGTAAATGAATATCGCCTTGAAAATAATATCCCGCCTCAAACAGAGTCAGTATGGAGTTTCACAAGCGAAGTAGCTCCTGTAATTTCATTAATCACCTTATTTACGATTATTGTTGGTGCGAGTACTGTAGCATCAGAGTTTTCATGGGGAACCATTAAGCTTTTGTTAATTCGCCCTGTAAGTCGCTCGAAAATATTATTATCTAAATATCTTTCAACGAATTTGTTTGCATTGCTTTGTCTGTTTATTTTATTTTCATTTTCTTTTCTCGTAGGTAGTATTTTGTTTGGCTTTAATGGATTTTTAGATCCTTATTTAACGGTACATGATGGAGTAGTCGTCGAAAAATCAATGATCGGCTATGTAATTGGGCAGTATGGTCTAAGTTCGATTAACTTGGTGATGATGTCTACCTTTGCATTTATGATTTCCACTATTTTCAGAAGCAGTTCTCTGTCTATCGGATTAGCAATCTTCCTTATGTTTACTGGGGTAAATGTCACTCAGTTTGTTGCAATGAAATATGATTGGGCTAAATATATTTTGTTTGCTAATACAGATCTATCTCAATACTTGAATGGGATGCCTTTTATTGAAGGAATGACAATGAGCTTCTCAATAATGATGTTAGTGATATATTTTATTATTTTTAATGCGTTATCTTGGATTATTTTTAACAAAAGAGATGTCTCAGCTTAA